Sequence from the Sanguibacter keddieii DSM 10542 genome:
GGGTGCCAGCACACTCCTTCACCCTCGACCACTTCCCCGCAGCAGCCGACGACCGCACCCGCGCGTGGACGCGCGCCGTGCGCCAGGCCTTCCTCGAGCCCGACCCGACGCCAGCCCGGCTGGAGTACCTCGTCGAGCAGACCGTGGCCGACGACGCGACGCTCGTGGCGGCGTACCCCGACGGCGAGGAGACCCTCGACGGTGAGCGGCGTCCGGTCGGGACCTGCACGACGATGGCCGGCACCATCAACCTCGGAGCCGGTCTGCTGCCCGCGACGCTCTTCACCTCGGCGACCGTCCGGCCCACCCACCGGCGCCGCGGCCTGCTGCGCCGCATGGTCGAGGACGCCCTCGTGCGGACGTCGGGTGCTGGGCACAGCATGGTGCTGCTCACCGCGACCGAGGGCAGCATCTACGAGCGCTTCGGCTTCGGCGCCGCCGTGTGGCGGTCGACCCTCACCGTCGACACCCGCGGCGGCCTCCCGCTGCGCTCGCGCGGCAGCGGTCAGGTGCAGCAGGTCGGCACGGAGTGGCTGGTCGGCCAAGCCCCGGCGGTCTTCGACAGGTTCCACGAGGGAGCCCTCGGGTCGGTGAGCCGCCGGGCCGCCTACACCGACCGCGTCGCCCGCGAGAACGACAGCGACCGGTTCGACCGCGCCGTCCGCGGGCTCGCGCACGTCGGCGACAGCGGCGAGGTGGACGGCTTCGCCTTCTACCGGTCCCTCGAGGGCACCGCCACCGTCGAGGTCCTCGACCTCGTCGCCGCCACGGACGACGCCTACCTGGCGCTGTGGTCGACCCTCGGTGGGCTCGACCTCGTCGACACGGTGACCTTCCCCCGCGCGTCGGCCGACGAGGTGCTGCGGCACGCCGTGTCCGACCCCCGCCGGGTGTCGACGACCCTGGTGCAGGACGAGCTGTGGGTGCGGGTGGTCGACCCCGCCGCCGCGCTCGCGCAGCGTGCCTACATGCCCGGCCTCGACGAGTCCCTCGTGCTGCGGGTCTACGACCCGCTCGGCCACGCCGCAGGCGACCTGCGGCTCCGCGTCGCGGACGGCGTCGCCGTGGTCGAGCCTGTCGTCGTAGACGGTGCCGAGAACCGGGCGGAGGACGGCCACGTCGACGAGGACTGGGACCTGTCTCTCGACGTGTCGACGCTCGGCACCCTGCTCGTGGGTGGCCTGTCGGCGACCCAGCTCGCCCGGTCGGCGCGGCTCGTCGCCCGCGACGGCGCAGCCCTCGCGCAGGCCGACCGGGTCTTCTCGATCGCCGACACCCTGCGGTTCTACTCGCACTTCTGAGGCGGTCAGGCTCCCTGCTCCCCTCCTGAGGGGCGTGCCGCCCTGTGCGTCTCAGAGGTCGTAGAAGTGCTCCAGGGCCAGCTCGGCCCGAACGCCGTCGAGGGTCCTCACGGCCTCGACCAGCTCGTCCATCGTCTGCGCGAGGTCGTCCAGGTCCAGGTCTGACGGCTGGAAGGACCGGGACGCGTGGAAGTGCGCCGCCTCGAGGACCGTCCGCGTCGCACCGGTGAGGACCGGGTTCGAGCAGGCGTCGAGGAACGCGTGGATGAGCAGCAGGTGCGACTGCGCGATCGTGGCCGTGTCGCCGCCCTCGAGCGCAGACCGTACGTCGAGCGCGTGCTCGACGATGCTGTCGGACCGGGCTTCGTCGAGCCCGGGGACCGTGATGCGGGCGACCCCGCCGAGCAGCGCCCCGATGGTCTGCGTGTACTCGACGAGCCGGCTCGGGTCGGGGGTCGCGACGCGGGTGTGGCTCTGGGCGCGGGTCTCGACGAGCCCCTCGTCGACGAGGTCGTGGATCGCCGCGCGGAGCGGCACCCGCGAGACCTCGAGCCACTCGACGAGCTCCTGGTCGTTGAGCCTCTCGCCCGGCCGGAGCGTCCCGTCGAGGATCGCCGTGCGCAGGGCTGCTGCCGCGCGCTCTCGTGACGAGAGGGGGCGCACGGTGCTCTTGCTGGCGGGAGGGACTGGCACGCGGGACCTCTCGGCTCGTCTCTGCTGGTCGTGGGGGCTCTCGCTCATGCTAACCGGCTCCGTCGAGGAGACCGGGGCCGGCCTCGCGGCAGGACGGCGGCAGCGTGCCCGGCCGTCGTCGGCACACCCGCCCAGGAGGACCAAGGTCCCCGGGATCAACTGGGATACTAAGTAGCCTAGTTGTGGTGGTCGCGACGACCACGGCGACGAGGTGCGGCGAGACGCGCCGACTCGCGCCGGAGGAGAGAGGACGCAGGGCATGGCTGTCTGCTCTCCCGACCGACGGCTGCCGAGGTGCGCAGCCGTCGCTGCCCTCGTCGGCGGGGTCGTCCTGGGTGCGCCAGCCGTCGCGGGAGCCTCGGTCCAGGTCACCCACCCGTCGCCGTGCGCGGCGTCTCGTGCCGCGTCGCACGCGACAGCCCCCGAGCCGGTGT
This genomic interval carries:
- a CDS encoding GntR family transcriptional regulator, giving the protein MPVPPASKSTVRPLSSRERAAAALRTAILDGTLRPGERLNDQELVEWLEVSRVPLRAAIHDLVDEGLVETRAQSHTRVATPDPSRLVEYTQTIGALLGGVARITVPGLDEARSDSIVEHALDVRSALEGGDTATIAQSHLLLIHAFLDACSNPVLTGATRTVLEAAHFHASRSFQPSDLDLDDLAQTMDELVEAVRTLDGVRAELALEHFYDL
- a CDS encoding GNAT family N-acetyltransferase yields the protein MPAHSFTLDHFPAAADDRTRAWTRAVRQAFLEPDPTPARLEYLVEQTVADDATLVAAYPDGEETLDGERRPVGTCTTMAGTINLGAGLLPATLFTSATVRPTHRRRGLLRRMVEDALVRTSGAGHSMVLLTATEGSIYERFGFGAAVWRSTLTVDTRGGLPLRSRGSGQVQQVGTEWLVGQAPAVFDRFHEGALGSVSRRAAYTDRVARENDSDRFDRAVRGLAHVGDSGEVDGFAFYRSLEGTATVEVLDLVAATDDAYLALWSTLGGLDLVDTVTFPRASADEVLRHAVSDPRRVSTTLVQDELWVRVVDPAAALAQRAYMPGLDESLVLRVYDPLGHAAGDLRLRVADGVAVVEPVVVDGAENRAEDGHVDEDWDLSLDVSTLGTLLVGGLSATQLARSARLVARDGAALAQADRVFSIADTLRFYSHF